A part of Carettochelys insculpta isolate YL-2023 chromosome 1, ASM3395843v1, whole genome shotgun sequence genomic DNA contains:
- the ATP5F1C gene encoding ATP synthase F(1) complex subunit gamma, mitochondrial isoform X3, which translates to MFTRGAAVLVYQPQWGQVRNMATLKDITRRLKSIKNIQKITKSMKMVAAAKYAKAERDLKPARVYGVGALALYEKSEIKVPEDKKKHLVIGVSSDRGLCGAIHTSVAKAMKTEINTLSDAGKDVMVVGVGDKLRGLLQRTHGKHFLVTFKEVGRKPPSFGDASLIASELLNSGYEFDGGSVIYNRFRSVISYKTDEKPFYSFETVSGAESISIYDDIDADVLRNYQEFTLANILFYSLKESTTSEQSARMTAMDNASKNASEIIDKLTLTFNRTRQAVITKELIEIISGAAAL; encoded by the exons ATGTTCACCCGAGGGGCTGCGGTTCTGGTCTACCAGCCGCAATG GGGCCAAGTCAGGAATATGGCCACTTTAAAAGACA TTACCAGGCGTTTAAAGTCAATCAAGAACATTCAGAAAATTACCAAGTCCATGAAGATGGTTGCTGCTGCAAAGTATGCTAAAGCTGAGAGGGATCTGAAGCCTGCTAGAGTTTATGGAGTAGGAGCCTTGG ctctctaTGAGAAATCAGAAATAAAGGTCCCTGAAGACAAGAAGAAACACCTCGTTATTGGTGTGTCCTCTGATCGTGGTCTCTGTGGTGCTATCCATACCTCTGTTGCTAAAGctatgaaaactgaaattaacaCCCTCTCAGATGCAGGGAAGGATGTCATGGTGGTTGGAGTGGGTGACAAGTTAAGAGGCCTGCTTCAAAG GACACATGGTAAGCATTTCCTGGTAACATTCAAAGAAGTGGGAAGAAAACCCCCCAGCTTTGGAGATGCTTCATTGATTGCCTCAGAGCTGCTAAACTCTGGATACGAATTTGACGGAGGATCTGTTATCTATAATCGATTCAG GTCTGTCATCTCTTACAAGACGGATGAAAAACCTTTCTATTCTTTTGAGACAGTTTCTGGTGCTG AAAGCATTAGTATCTATGATGATATTGATGCTGATGTGCTGCGAAACTACCAAGAATTTACATTAGCAAACATCCTCTTCTACTCTCTGAAGGAATCCACCACCAGCGAGCAGAGTGCCAGAATGACTGCTATGGACAATGCAAGCAAAAATGCAT CTGAGATTATTGACAAATTGACCTTGACGTTCAACCGTACCCGCCAAGCTGTCATCACCAAGGAGCTTATTGAGATAATTtctggtgctgctgctctgtAA
- the ATP5F1C gene encoding ATP synthase F(1) complex subunit gamma, mitochondrial isoform X2: MFTRGAAVLVYQPQWGQVRNMATLKDITRRLKSIKNIQKITKSMKMVAAAKYAKAERDLKPARVYGVGALALYEKSEIKVPEDKKKHLVIGVSSDRGLCGAIHTSVAKAMKTEINTLSDAGKDVMVVGVGDKLRGLLQRTHGKHFLVTFKEVGRKPPSFGDASLIASELLNSGYEFDGGSVIYNRFRSVISYKTDEKPFYSFETVSGAESISIYDDIDADVLRNYQEFTLANILFYSLKESTTSEQSARMTAMDNASKNASEIIDKLTLTFNRTRQAVITKELIEIISGAAAL; this comes from the exons ATGTTCACCCGAGGGGCTGCGGTTCTGGTCTACCAGCCGCAATG GGGCCAAGTCAGGAATATGGCCACTTTAAAAGACA TTACCAGGCGTTTAAAGTCAATCAAGAACATTCAGAAAATTACCAAGTCCATGAAGATGGTTGCTGCTGCAAAGTATGCTAAAGCTGAGAGGGATCTGAAGCCTGCTAGAGTTTATGGAGTAGGAGCCTTGG ctctctaTGAGAAATCAGAAATAAAGGTCCCTGAAGACAAGAAGAAACACCTCGTTATTGGTGTGTCCTCTGATCGTGGTCTCTGTGGTGCTATCCATACCTCTGTTGCTAAAGctatgaaaactgaaattaacaCCCTCTCAGATGCAGGGAAGGATGTCATGGTGGTTGGAGTGGGTGACAAGTTAAGAGGCCTGCTTCAAAG GACACATGGTAAGCATTTCCTGGTAACATTCAAAGAAGTGGGAAGAAAACCCCCCAGCTTTGGAGATGCTTCATTGATTGCCTCAGAGCTGCTAAACTCTGGATACGAATTTGACGGAGGATCTGTTATCTATAATCGATTCAG GTCTGTCATCTCTTACAAGACGGATGAAAAACCTTTCTATTCTTTTGAGACAGTTTCTGGTGCTG AAAGCATTAGTATCTATGATGATATTGATGCTGATGTGCTGCGAAACTACCAAGAATTTACATTAGCAAACATCCTCTTCTACTCTCTGAAGGAATCCACCACCAGCGAGCAGAGTGCCAGAATGACTGCTATGGACAATGCAAGCAAAAATGCAT CTGAGATTATTGACAAATTGACCTTGACGTTCAACCGTACCCGCCAAGCTGTCATCACCAAGGAGCTTATTGAGATAATTtctggtgctgctgctct gtAA
- the ATP5F1C gene encoding ATP synthase F(1) complex subunit gamma, mitochondrial isoform X1: protein MFTRGAAVLVYQPQWGQVRNMATLKDITRRLKSIKNIQKITKSMKMVAAAKYAKAERDLKPARVYGVGALALYEKSEIKVPEDKKKHLVIGVSSDRGLCGAIHTSVAKAMKTEINTLSDAGKDVMVVGVGDKLRGLLQRTHGKHFLVTFKEVGRKPPSFGDASLIASELLNSGYEFDGGSVIYNRFRSVISYKTDEKPFYSFETVSGAESISIYDDIDADVLRNYQEFTLANILFYSLKESTTSEQSARMTAMDNASKNASEIIDKLTLTFNRTRQAVITKELIEIISGAAALG, encoded by the exons ATGTTCACCCGAGGGGCTGCGGTTCTGGTCTACCAGCCGCAATG GGGCCAAGTCAGGAATATGGCCACTTTAAAAGACA TTACCAGGCGTTTAAAGTCAATCAAGAACATTCAGAAAATTACCAAGTCCATGAAGATGGTTGCTGCTGCAAAGTATGCTAAAGCTGAGAGGGATCTGAAGCCTGCTAGAGTTTATGGAGTAGGAGCCTTGG ctctctaTGAGAAATCAGAAATAAAGGTCCCTGAAGACAAGAAGAAACACCTCGTTATTGGTGTGTCCTCTGATCGTGGTCTCTGTGGTGCTATCCATACCTCTGTTGCTAAAGctatgaaaactgaaattaacaCCCTCTCAGATGCAGGGAAGGATGTCATGGTGGTTGGAGTGGGTGACAAGTTAAGAGGCCTGCTTCAAAG GACACATGGTAAGCATTTCCTGGTAACATTCAAAGAAGTGGGAAGAAAACCCCCCAGCTTTGGAGATGCTTCATTGATTGCCTCAGAGCTGCTAAACTCTGGATACGAATTTGACGGAGGATCTGTTATCTATAATCGATTCAG GTCTGTCATCTCTTACAAGACGGATGAAAAACCTTTCTATTCTTTTGAGACAGTTTCTGGTGCTG AAAGCATTAGTATCTATGATGATATTGATGCTGATGTGCTGCGAAACTACCAAGAATTTACATTAGCAAACATCCTCTTCTACTCTCTGAAGGAATCCACCACCAGCGAGCAGAGTGCCAGAATGACTGCTATGGACAATGCAAGCAAAAATGCAT CTGAGATTATTGACAAATTGACCTTGACGTTCAACCGTACCCGCCAAGCTGTCATCACCAAGGAGCTTATTGAGATAATTtctggtgctgctgctct GGGATAA